The genome window AGAGGCAAACTCTGCTCAAAACGAAACACAGCAAACATAGCAAGTTACAAACAGGTACAGAGAAAGAAGCTTGTTCAATTTGACCCCTGGCTTGTTGTCAGAgtttttagtgtgtgtgtcattgtgtgtctgtgtgtgtctgttttggtgtgtgtgcctgtgtgtgtttgtgtggtacaTACTACCTTTCAGCATCTTGATAGCAGCGCTCATCTTGGCCCCATCCTTCTTGATCATGGCCTTGATGACCTGGCCGAAGTTGCCCTCTCCGATGACGTCCTCAAACTTGATGTCATCCCACTCCAGGATGGGGTAGGTGAGGGACTCGGCGGCAGGCTTGGGTCTCCTCGTCAGGGTCAGGGTCCCAGAGTTAAACTGCAGGATGGTCTCCTCTCCCTACGGGTTGCAATGATTCATTTCATTCATTTTGAATCAGTCAAAGTATAAAAAATTGTATATATAGAGAGGTTTCTAATAATATGTCGCTATGTATAATATAGCGTAAAAGTGGATATATAcactgtacaaaatattaagaacacgtGCTTTCCACAGTATAATGGCCGGGTGAGTCCAGGTGAACTATATGATCCCTTAtagatgtcacctgttaaatccactccaatcagtgtagatgaatgggaggagacaggttaaataaggatttacaagccttgaaacaattgagaaatggattgtgtatgtgtgccattcgagggtgaatgggcaagagaaAAGATTTGaagtgcttttgaacggggtattggtagtaggtgccagacacactggtttgagtgtcaagaacctcaacactgctgggttttcacactcaacagtttcctgtgtgcatcaagaatggtccaccacccaaaggacttcCAGCCAACCTGACACAACTTTGGAAAGCAATGGAGTAAACAttgtccagcatccctgtggtatGCTTTTGACACTTTGAAGAATCCATACCCTgatgaattgagtctgttctggggacaagagggggtgcaactcaatattaggaaggtgtccttaatgtttggtacactcagtgtatatttagtGAACTAGTTAATGACTGTGGTAtgccgtgtctctctctctcactctgtctctcaccgATCCAGACTGGTAGGTGAAGTTGCGTCTGCGGTTGAGCAGGGTCTTGCGGATGCAGAAGAGGGCCAGCAGGGCCAGCAGGATGGTGACACAGGTGACAGTCACAGACCCCACTACCGCCACCACCAGCTGGTAGCCCTCGCTGCCTGGACGCCCCCCCACACCCTGGGTGGTTGGAGTGAAGTCCTGGAAGCCTGaaaggggaggagtggtagaggaggaggaggaggagatgaggaggagaggaggagaagaggaggagaggaggagatgaggaggaggggaggaggagatgaggaggggaggaggaggagatgaggaggagaggaggagaagaggaggagaggaggagaagaggaggggaggaggaggagatgaggaggggaggaggaggagatgaggagggcaggaggaggagatgaggaggagaggaggagatgaggaggaggggaggaggagatgaggaggggaggaggagatgaggaggagaggaggagatgaggaggggcggaggaggagatgaggaggagatgaggaggggaggaggaggggggatgaggaggggaggaggggaggaggagatgaggaggagaggaggagatgaggaggggaggaggtgatgaggagggcaggaggaggagatgaagaggagaggaggaggggaggaggaggagatgaggaggggaggaggaggagatgaggaggagaggacgagatgaggaggggaggaggagatgaggaggagaggagaagatgaggaggggaggaggaggagatgaggaggagatgaggagaggaggaggaggaggagatgaggaggggaggaggagatgaggagatgaggaggagatgaggagatgaggaggagagaaagaggagatgagaaggtgatgaggaggcgaggaggagatgaggaggaggggaggagatgaggaggcgATGAGGTGTGTAGTGAGAATCACCTGGGCATCTCCTATTTTTTATGTACAATAGGCTAAGTATCCTTAGTATTAGGCTaagtatctcctctctctcactcactcactcactcactcactcacactcactcactcactcactcactcaccactcactcactcactcactcactcactcactcactcactcactcactcactgttatTCATTTGGGATTACAGAGCGGCGTAATCTAACTCACCATCTCCCTGGGTCCTGGCATGGACCAACTTGCTCCACTCCCCCGGTACTTTAGAGAAGGCTCTCACTCTGAACTGGTAGAGAGTACTCCCGTTAAGTGCTGTCACGTCTTTAGCCGTCTTGTTGCCATCGTCAGTATCTACCCAGGGGTGCAGGCTGCCCTGACCCACTGGCTGGTACTCTATGATGTACTTCACTATGCCCCCGTTAGGGTCTTCAGGGGGCTGCCACTTCACCTGCACCGCAGACACAGACAGGGGCAGGGCCTGGACATTacgaggggaggagggacctgagggaggggagaggggaaaagagaggagaaaagttGTATCTTATGCTACATGGCTACATGGCTACATGGCTACATGGCTACATGGCTACATGGCTACATGGCTATTGCCCAACGCTGCACAATGTTTTCATCCTGATTTCCTTTCTTTAATCATGACACACTACGAGGGCAGGGGGAGCCACATTCACTGCTAAGCCAATAGAAAGAGCTTTTGTTAGTTACCCTGGCTGTTGATGCGGAAGTGGTAAGGCTTAGAGGCAGGCCCTAGACTGCCACAGTTGAGTAGCCTGACGACCACTGTGTAGTCTTGGTGGTACTGCAGGTTGTAGAACTTGGTGGAGAGCACATTGAGCAGGGTGGTCtcctctctcagcttctctcctGAGGGGGAGGGCCCGAAGAGCTGCACTAAGAACCCGCTGGCCGCGCCCACGGCCCCGCCATCGTTACCAGGCAACAGCCAGCGTACGGTGGCGTTGCGGCCCTCCAGCGAACTGAAGTCAATCTCCGGTCGAACCGTTGGCTCTACAGCAGCGACACAGAACACGCAGTCAGGGAGAGGTCCACCAGCCTGGGATACTTACTCATTCTACTGTTTACTTAGCCTCTGGCTTACAGACGGACAAAGAACATTCTGATCTGGTCACTTATAGGCCTCAGAATTAAAGAACCATTCTCACACAGATTCAGAACCAGTACTGTAGCTGTCCACTAGGACAAACTTCTACTAActtcaactcacacacacacacacacacacacacacacacacacacacacacacacacacacacacacacacacacacacacacacacacacacacacacacacacacacacacacacacacacacacacacacacacacacacacacacacacaccctctgcagcTTCACTGACTTTCTTCCATTACATTCCAAAAACTAAAATGGCCACTATGTTGTTTCTCACCTGGACAGTCAGTCTCCATGATGGCCTCGGGCCCCAGagatccctcccctccctccccaggacGGGTCAGCTGGACACGGACGTGGTAGCGTGTAGACGGCTTCAGATTCATCAGAGTTATAGGCTCTCTACTGTACACTGAAGAacatgaacacagagagagagagcatcagagaccaTTATCAATGTAGCATAGGGATCTAAagtgtataatgtataattaagcaacaatgtcatgttttgtcttatattgtcttgtcattttgctttcccttctgttcgttttccccctgctggtctttttaggttcgttcctttttttctctctccctccctctctctcttctctctatcgttccgttcctgctcccagctgttcctattcccctaatcaatcatctaatcttttcacacctgttccgtatcttgccctctgattagagtccctatttctccccttgtcttccgtttctgtcctgtcggatccttgtatattgttcaccgtgctgtgtctttgtctcgccctgtcgtgtcgtgtttccctcagatgctgcgtggtgagcaggtgtctgagtctgctacggtcagtgccttcccgaggcaacctacagtttatggtcgagtctccagtctgtcctcgtcactacgagtggaattgttttttatgctttgtttaccgctccgatttgtctaggagtattgcatatttcctttactggaataaagactctgttttcgccaagtcgcttttgggtcctcattcacctgcataacaaacaaGGCCTGAGCCGggcaacacggagtgcctggacacagcccttagccgtggtatattggccaatataccacaaaccccaaggtgccttattgctattagaaactggttaccaatgtaattagagcagtaaaaagacatgttttgtcatacccgtagtatacggtctgatataccacagtgATTTTTCCTGTGAAATGGATAATAACGCATGTTGCCACTTGCCAAGATATGTAGTTGTTCAGAACCACCATGACTTTACATGAGATCAAACTCCACCTGACATACCTATGATGGAGGACCAGGAGTCTCCGGTCTCCATGGGCTTGTAGAGGAGCTTGGTGGAGTCTATGGGTCCGTCTCCTCTGTAGGAATCCACAGGCATCACCACCAGTTGCTTACTCCTCTTCTCCAGCAGCTTGGGAGGGGTGTTGGGGCACGGCGGCTCTGGGGAGAGAGCGGGTGGGGGTGAGGATGTGGGTGAGACGGGTGATATGACGAGTTTCAACCAGAACATTAAAACCTTTTTATCTACCCTTTTTCTCAGTGTGTACTTAGGACAGGTTTCCCACTCAAATCAAGTCCTGCACTAAAAAGTATGTTCAAGTCCAGGACTAGGGTTCCTCTGTGTCTAGGAAAGCTGCCCTCGATGTTAAGAACCTCACACAGACTGATCTGGACCAGTAAAATACTTCTCTCTTCTGACCTTTGACAGTGAGGTTGAACTTGCGGGAGTCTTGTCCCCCATTGGTGGAGACCCTGCACTCCCATAACCCAGCATGCTCGAAGGACAGACGAGGGATCTCAAACTGGGCTGTGCTCTTATTGGAGTCCATGGTGGTGCGAGACGCCTGAGAGATGTCCAAATAGATATTGGTAAGTCTGTATGTTGAGCCaactgacattaacataaaaaaTATTTACCTATTTTCACTGTTACAAAAACACAGAATTTCCCAAATCTCACTGATAACACCATCACAGTTTGATTCCCAGTAATGGAATAATCCAATATAAAATAAACACCCTGGCCATCCCTCCATTGTCTCTACCTTGAGCACAGAACTGTCCAGTTTGCGCAGCTCAATGCTGGTGTGGCTAGGCAGGGGGTTGCCTgtggcagaacacaggatctcaGGGCTGGAGTCAAGGTTCCACTCCAGACTACTGGCCATGTCCAAGATCTGAGGGGCGCGGTCTGATGGGGGAGAAACAGATGAAGATGAGGAAGAAGATGCTTGGCAGAGGCACCAgtggtgatgatgaggaggaggaggaagtcaTGTTTACCGACCTGATTTCTCACAGTGCTGTCCTCTCCAGCCAGTGGGACACTGGCATCCACTGAAACGGTTACACACTCCCCCGTTCTTACACCCACAGCTCAGCCTGCAGTCTGCCCCGTACATGTCCCTGTGGCAGGCTGGGGGAGGGAAGACATTAGGATGGGAATGCCAAGGTGTTGGAGTTCTAATAAGTGTGTCATGAATTGCTACCTGATCTGGCTGTGCATGTTATGTACATATCTATTTTAACACATGCAGTAATGTTGATAGGTTGGTTGTACAGTACAATCAATATTTATTGGTCAATCCAAGGCTGAAAATATGCCATAACCCTAATTATAACAAATGAACTCACATCTgttgcagtggttcccaaaccatCCGCTGGCACAGGAGCATCCGTAAGGGTCAGCCAGGCAGAACCTTAGCCCTACACAGTCCAGCTCTGACCTGCACCACTCCTGACAGTTACGGCCAAACATCCCCTCTCTGCAGGCTGGAAGAGAATACATTACAAGTCCTAGATTTAGTACAGGACAGGTACAGTTACTTCAGACAGTTTGTCAATAGAATATACTTGTATTTTACACACACCACGCACGCACTTATACACacttatggacacacacacacacacactacaaattagcaattgtgtgtatgtgtcagcTTCAAGGCCACAGTTTTATTCTTTAACATAGTGCCtgtaacccccccacccctccccccatccccttctcccccccccacacacagccacactTACACCCAGACACAGCCACACTCACCTGTCTCGCAGCGCATCCCCATGAACCCTGGTGGACAGATACAGTCCCCATCACTGTCGTGGCACACCCCTCCATTGAGACACTCTGGACAGTCCTTGTCACAGTCGGCACCCCACTTCTTACTGCCACAGTCTGGGAGCGACAGCAGAGAAGCATCAGTGGCCAACCCACCCTAATACAAAAACCTCATCCATATATCAATCATCATACAGATCCTTGTAATGGTTAGCAGTAAGAGAGATGCTGCTGGGAGAGGtgtgggacgttaaacgggtgtcctgactctctgtggtcactaaagagccCATGGCACtaatcataagagtaggggtgttaacccccggtatcctggctaaattcccaatctggccctcataccatcatggccgcctaatcatccccagcttccaattggctcattcatcccccctcctctcccctactaactattccccaggtcgttgctgtaaatgacaatgtgttctcagtcaacgtaCCTGGTAAAGTAAGGGTTAAATATAAAGGTAATACAGGTGTCAATCAGACTATTAACTTAGTACTACTCATTAACTATAATCAGACTATTAACTTAGTACTACTCATTAACCATAATCAGACTATTAACTTAGTACTACTCATTAACCATAATCAGACTATTAACTTAGTACTACTCATTAACCATAATCAGACTATTAACTTAGTACTACTCATTAACCATAATCAGACTATTAACTTAGTACTACTCATTAACCATAATCAGACTATTAACTTAGTACTACTCATTAACCATAATCAGACTATTAACTTAGTACTACTCATTAACCATAATCAGACTATTAACTTAGTACTATGATTAACTATAATCAGACTATTAACTTAGTACTACTCATTAACTATAATCAGACTATTAACTTAGTACTACTCATTAACCATAATCAGACTATTAACTTAGTACTATGATTAACTATAATCAGACTATTAACTTAGTACTACTCATTAACCATAATCAGACTATTAACTTAGTACTACTCATTAACCATAATCAGACTATTAACTTAGTACTATGATTAACTATAATCAGACTATTAACTTAGTACTACTCATTAACTATAATCAGACTATTAACTTAGTACTACCAATGTCCAACCAAAAACGTTTCAGAGAAGAAATAACTAAATGTATTGTCAGGCTTTTATATCCAGATCAATCCCAGTAGCGATGGGAAGTTCATCTTATTTTACTGACTCTAATCTTTTTCGCTCGTTCAGTCAACATAACAAATCTTTCAACTCTTTTTATTTGAGTCAGTAATGCCCAGAACACCAGGAACCCCTACTGGTGAACGATGAACTGAAAACTCAAGAGTCATGATTCTACAAGCCTCTCATATGTAGTTCACCATATGGGGCTTATTGGAGCTGTCATTTGCGACTGAAACTTGTTAAATTTGTTGATTGCTAGGCATACAAATAAGATCATGTTTTGCTACATTCGATGTGAAGTTGTGGCCGCAACCAGACTAGATTGTGAACGATTTATGGCAGAATGCATTGCTTGACTGTTGTGAGGGTGATAAGCCCAATGTCGTTCGTAAACTGCAGCCCCCAAACGATTTGCTCTCGAGTTGGAGATTGTTGAGTAGAGGCTGTGTATGTTTTGGTTCTACAAAGCTGTGTCCATCATCACATTCAATAATCAATGAACTGCAGTCATTCTTACACCATCTTACACTGAGCAGGAAGAGACTGTATTAATACTGCTGTGGGACTCATTGCGGCCAGCACTAGCCAGTCAAACGAACTACTACAATGAACGAGTCAatttgcgtatgtgtgtgtgtgtgtgtgtgtgtgtgtgtgtgtgtgtgtgtgtgtgtgtgtgtgtgtgtgtgtgtgtgtgtgtgtgtgtgtgtgtgtgtgtgtgtgtgtgtgtgtgtgtgtgtgtgtgtgtgtgtgtgtgtgtgtgtgtgtgtgtgtgtgtgtgtgtgtgtgtgtgtctttgtgcgtgtgtgtttaatatgaacACCCTTTCTCTACCTCTGACAATCAGCCTCATCCAGGCTCCATTGATGGGACTGTCTCCCACGAAGCTGGCACTGTAGATGCCCTCGTTGGCACGAGCCACGTTCTCAAGGGTTACTACAGTCGTACTGTTGGACACATCACCCCAGTGGGTCATGTAGAAATAGTTTCCTGGTATAGAACACAGTATGAGTCAGTACATAGGACAAGATCTCATTAACATCATTAATCAATTAATCAAGCAATTGGCTATATTGCCATGTCATTTTCTCATTTAGATGAATCTACCCCCCCCCCATgccatcgctccctccctccctccctccataactCACCATTGTACTTCCAGGTGACATCTCTCCTCTGGGAGCTGAGGACctgcatggccaggtggactgtgtCCCCTTTGTTAGTCGTCACTGTGAGGTGGACTGGGACAAAAAGACCTGGAAGGAGCAATACAGAagatgtgttttctctctctctctctctctctctctctctctctctctctctctctctctctctctctctctctctctctctctctctctctctctctctctctctctctctctctctctccctctctcctccctccctccctccctccctccctccctctctccctctctccatctctctccctctctctctctctctctctctccctctctctctcacacatactctCATTCTTTCGCTGAGAGCCTCTTCCTTACCTTTGCTGTAGTTGTTGATGAGAGTGACTGTGATCAGGTTTCTAGTAGGACTAGTTCCCTTTGATGCATGACAATAGAAGATGCCCGTCTGGTCCACTATACTAACAAACTCGTTGGCCACCACCTCCTTGGTCTTGGGCCTCGTGACGCTGTAttgggatggggaggggaggatgagaatgCTGTTGTCCTTCTTGATGTCCAGGTCTAACTCTGCTGCGTCCCGCTCCCCTATGAGGCAAGATATGGAGAAGCGCTGAGGGGTGGAGGCCACGGCGTTGGAGATCATCGTCAGGTCTGTAACCGCACCTGTAAGGACGAGATGGCATCGCTCACATGATACAGTAATCTACACTATTTTGAGATAAAACAACAAAGGGAAGCTACTGTAGTAATCTACTGATGTTATAAAAATCAGTTCATTAATTCTAACCCAAACCAACAGACATTAGGCCAGGGCTATTTCaatcttaccctacgaggtccgggcTATTGCTGGTGTTCTGTTCTAGATTATTAAGAATTGTGGAAAAAAGCaatggaactggcttcgaggtccagattAGAATTTGAGGGCCTGAGGGCATAACGCTACACCCTGGGGACATTTTTCAGTTACGAACTGACCTAGAATCAGGGCCCCCAACATAAATCATTAGGAGCCAAATAAGAAAACACATATATGGTGGCACAGAAATGGTGCAACATAAATCCGACCACATTCCTGTTCTGTGGCATTTGAGCCCTGATCCACGGAACAATAGAAGGAAACAGGGATGAGCTCCTGCTCCCTCAGGAGGATGCATTCTGCACTCCCCTTGAACTTTTATAGTAGCCCATAACTTGTTGTGTCAAATCAATTCTGATGTTCAGAAATCTAAATTACAGTTAGTTGCCTTGCATAACCTACGTTATAGCCTTCTTTATGGGGCTCAAACATTCAGTGGTAATGATTACAACATCTAATAAGCACCTTGAGTAACGTAGCTTATACCTATTTCAGATAGAATGTGTAGTATTTTACCTGTAAAAAAAATACCAGGCAATGTTTATATGGGCCCCTTTCAAAAAGAACCTTATTCTTGCATGTATACATACCGCTTTTATACATATCAGTGGGTAACTGGTCAAttaggaagagaagagggatggggGGGATGTTGTTAAACCTTGGGGGCTGTTTGTATTTCAAACAGGGAGGTCTtaacctagtggttaagagtgttgggccagtaactgagaggttgctggttcaaatccctgacccGACTAGGTGAAAACACTGACACTGTGCCCTTGATCAGGGCACTTAACTGTAATTGGCTAAATTAATCAAATGTAAAAATGAAAGCCGGAAAAAAATCATGAAAAAATATCCCAAAGCTCCACCTGTGTCAAGGTCAAGCCACGCGTTGTGTAAGAGCTATTGAAGACCGAGATCCGAAAtcgtaatatatacagtatacagttgaagtcagaagtttacatacacttaggttggaactCGTTTTTcacccactccacaaatttcttcttaacaaactatagttttggcaagtaggttaggatatctactttgtgtatgacacaagtaatttttccaacaattgtttacagacatattatttcacttataattcactgtatcacaattccagtgggtcagacgtgtacatacactaaattggcTGTGTctttaaactgcttggaaaatatcatgtcatggctttagaagcttctgataggctaattgacatcatttgagcaattggaggtgtacctgtggatgtatttcaaggccaaccttcaaactcagtgcctcagcttgacatcatgggaaaatctaaagaaatcagccaagacctcagaaaaaaagtgcagacctctacaagtctggttcatccttgggagcaatttccaaattcctgaaggtaacacgttcatctgtacaaacaatagtaggcaagtataaacaccatgggaccacacagccgtcataacCCTCAGGAAGGagtcgcattctgtctcctagagatgaactttggtgcgaaaagtgcaaatcaaacccAGGGACCCTTTGAAGGGAcccctgtgaagatgctgaactggtacaaaagtatctatatccacagtaaaacaagtcctatatcgacataacctaaaaggctgctcagcaaggaagaagccactgctccaaaactaccataaaaaagacagactacggtttgcaactgcacatggggacaaagatcgtactttttggagaaatgtcctctggtctgatgaaacaaaaatataactgtttggccataatgaccatcattgcgtttggaggaaaaagggggaggcttgcaagccgaagaacaccatcccaaccgtgaagcacggggttggcagcatcatgttgtgtgggtgctttgctgcaggagggacgggtgcacttcacaaaatagatggcttcatgaggaaggaaaattatgtggatatattgaagcaacatctcaagacatcagtcaggaagttaaagcttggtccaaatgggtcttccaaatggacaatgaccccaagcatacttccaacaaagtcaaggtattggagtggccatcacaaagccctgacctcatcctatagaaaatttgtgggcagcactgaaaaagcatgttaaagcaaggaggcctacaaacctgactcagtcacgccagctctgtcaggaggaatgggccaaaattcaccgaacttattgtggaaacttatggaaggctacctgaaacggttgacccaagttaaaccatttaaaagcaatgctaccaaatactaattgagtgtatgtaaacttctgacccacagggaatgtgatgaaagaaataaaagaaataaaagctgaaataaatcattctctctactattattccaacatttcacattcttaaaataaagtggtgatcctgactgacctaaaacagggaatatttactcggattaaatgtcaggaattgtgaaaaactgagtttaaatgtatttggctaaggtgtatgtaaacttctgacaactgtatatatatgttttatggATTATTCATCCACCCCTGTTTCAGAATATACCATCTTCATAGTCATGGCATGCTTGGTTCAATAGCTATTGATAAGAGAATATCCACTGAATATCCCGTATGAAACCAATTTTACCTTGGTCAAAAAACAAGCAGGCATTATACATTTGTGTGATCTTTGACTGTGTGTGAACGGGGTATTACTGTGTTTTTAGGATACAATTTATTTAGGGTTCAAAATTGAATGGATCGGAATAAGCTTGTCCCCTCCACTTACCTGACACAGGTATGAGGCACAACAAGTACAAGATATCAATCATAATTGTAATCCTCAAAACCGCAAATCACAAATGAGCAGTGGCTTCTCCAATCCAATTCTTCGGTTAAAAGCGGACACTTCTACATTCCTAGCGGCGGTCCCCAGCGTGCCAAAGAACCGCGCGTGTTTTTGCGCATTTCCATCAATTCCGGTAACTGTTTTTAACAGT of Oncorhynchus gorbuscha isolate QuinsamMale2020 ecotype Even-year linkage group LG15, OgorEven_v1.0, whole genome shotgun sequence contains these proteins:
- the LOC123997102 gene encoding tyrosine-protein kinase receptor Tie-1-like isoform X4, with the translated sequence MIDILYLLCLIPVSGAVTDLTMISNAVASTPQRFSISCLIGERDAAELDLDIKKDNSILILPSPSQYSVTRPKTKEVVANEFVSIVDQTGIFYCHASKGTSPTRNLITVTLINNYSKGLFVPVHLTVTTNKGDTVHLAMQVLSSQRRDVTWKYNGNYFYMTHWGDVSNSTTVVTLENVARANEGIYSASFVGDSPINGAWMRLIVRDCGSKKWGADCDKDCPECLNGGVCHDSDGDCICPPGFMGMRCETACREGMFGRNCQEWCRSELDCVGLRFCLADPYGCSCASGWFGNHCNRSCHRDMYGADCRLSCGCKNGGVCNRFSGCQCPTGWRGQHCEKSDRAPQILDMASSLEWNLDSSPEILCSATGNPLPSHTSIELRKLDSSVLKASRTTMDSNKSTAQFEIPRLSFEHAGLWECRVSTNGGQDSRKFNLTVKEPPCPNTPPKLLEKRSKQLVVMPVDSYRGDGPIDSTKLLYKPMETGDSWSSIIVYSREPITLMNLKPSTRYHVRVQLTRPGEGGEGSLGPEAIMETDCPEPTVRPEIDFSSLEGRNATVRWLLPGNDGGAVGAASGFLVQLFGPSPSGEKLREETTLLNVLSTKFYNLQYHQDYTVVVRLLNCGSLGPASKPYHFRINSQGPSSPRNVQALPLSVSAVQVKWQPPEDPNGGIVKYIIEYQPVGQGSLHPWVDTDDGNKTAKDVTALNGSTLYQFRVRAFSKVPGEWSKLVHARTQGDGFQDFTPTTQGVGGRPGSEGYQLVVAVVGSVTVTCVTILLALLALFCIRKTLLNRRRNFTYQSGSGEETILQFNSGTLTLTRRPKPAAESLTYPILEWDDIKFEDVIGEGNFGQVIKAMIKKDGAKMSAAIKMLKAEFASENDHRDFAGELEVLCKLGQHPNIINLIGACENRGYLYIAIEYAPYGNLLDFLRKSRVLETDPAFAKEHGTASTLTSQQLLQFAVDVATGMHYLSDKQFIHRDLAARNVLVGDNLVAKIADFGLSRGEEVYVKKTMGRLPVRWMAIESLNYSVYTTKSDVWSFGVLLWEIVSLGGTPYCGMTCAELYEKLPQSYRMEQPRNCDDEVYELMRQCWRDRPYERPPFSQISVQLNRMQEARKAYVNMALFENFTYAGIDATAEEA
- the LOC123997102 gene encoding tyrosine-protein kinase receptor Tie-1-like isoform X2 — encoded protein: MIDILYLLCLIPVSGAVTDLTMISNAVASTPQRFSISCLIGERDAAELDLDIKKDNSILILPSPSQYSVTRPKTKEVVANEFVSIVDQTGIFYCHASKGTSPTRNLITVTLINNYSKGLFVPVHLTVTTNKGDTVHLAMQVLSSQRRDVTWKYNGNYFYMTHWGDVSNSTTVVTLENVARANEGIYSASFVGDSPINGAWMRLIVRDCGSKKWGADCDKDCPECLNGGVCHDSDGDCICPPGFMGMRCETACREGMFGRNCQEWCRSELDCVGLRFCLADPYGCSCASGWFGNHCNRSCHRDMYGADCRLSCGCKNGGVCNRFSGCQCPTGWRGQHCEKSDRAPQILDMASSLEWNLDSSPEILCSATGNPLPSHTSIELRKLDSSVLKASRTTMDSNKSTAQFEIPRLSFEHAGLWECRVSTNGGQDSRKFNLTVKEPPCPNTPPKLLEKRSKQLVVMPVDSYRGDGPIDSTKLLYKPMETGDSWSSIIVYSREPITLMNLKPSTRYHVRVQLTRPGEGGEGSLGPEAIMETDCPEPTVRPEIDFSSLEGRNATVRWLLPGNDGGAVGAASGFLVQLFGPSPSGEKLREETTLLNVLSTKFYNLQYHQDYTVVVRLLNCGSLGPASKPYHFRINSQGPSSPRNVQALPLSVSAVQVKWQPPEDPNGGIVKYIIEYQPVGQGSLHPWVDTDDGNKTAKDVTALNGSTLYQFRVRAFSKVPGEWSKLVHARTQGDGFQDFTPTTQGVGGRPGSEGYQLVVAVVGSVTVTCVTILLALLALFCIRKTLLNRRRNFTYQSGSVRDRGEETILQFNSGTLTLTRRPKPAAESLTYPILEWDDIKFEDVIGEGNFGQVIKAMIKKDGAKMSAAIKMLKEFASENDHRDFAGELEVLCKLGQHPNIINLIGACENRGYLYIAIEYAPYGNLLDFLRKSRVLETDPAFAKEHGTASTLTSQQLLQFAVDVATGMHYLSDKQFIHRDLAARNVLVGDNLVAKIADFGLSRGEEVYVKKTMGRLPVRWMAIESLNYSVYTTKSDVWSFGVLLWEIVSLGGTPYCGMTCAELYEKLPQSYRMEQPRNCDDEVYELMRQCWRDRPYERPPFSQISVQLNRMQEARKAYVNMALFENFTYAGIDATAEEA